A stretch of Telopea speciosissima isolate NSW1024214 ecotype Mountain lineage chromosome 11, Tspe_v1, whole genome shotgun sequence DNA encodes these proteins:
- the LOC122645316 gene encoding protein RGF1 INDUCIBLE TRANSCRIPTION FACTOR 1-like has protein sequence MILADEVKQAEGMKGEELLQIMRGCVEFEMGYMEFERDNSSGVPAWLKVLCNAEFFEPCKTHLEAKKNDLNFFCIDCHCSMCSHCLQHHLEHQYIQIRRYMYQHVINVQDLRKLFRCSGIQTFQTNRAKVVLLEKRPSSQQQSGTTSYRCVSCERTLQDAALYCSIRCKVAEIYGDKTPVMVDENGEGEETTKDEEKRDTISPSEKKEKRPNSRKRKGSPSRAPQF, from the exons ATGATACTTGCGGATGAGGTAAAGCAG GCAGAGGGAATGAAAGGAGAAGAGCTTCTCCAAATAATGAGAGGGTGTGTGGAGTTTGAAATGGGTTACATGGAGTTTGAGAGG GATAACTCCAGTGGTGTACCTGCATGGCTAAAGGTGTTGTGCAATGCGGAATTCTTTGAGCCTTGTAAGACCCACTTGGAGGCAAAGAAGAACGACTTGAATTTCTTCTGCATTGATTGCCACTGTTCTATGTGCTCACATTGTCTTCAGCATCACCTTGAGCACCAATATATCcaa ATACGGAGGTATATGTACCAACATGTCATCAACGTACAAGACCTGCGGAAGCTTTTCAGATGTTCAGGAATACAG ACATTTCAAACTAACAGGGCCAAAGTAGTGCTTTTAGAAAAGAGGCCCAGTTCTCAACAACAAAGTGGTACTACAAGTTATCGTTGTGTGAGCTGTGAAAGAACTCTCCAAGATGCAGCACTCTATTGTAGCATTCGGTGCAAG GTTGCTGAAATATATGGTGATAAAACTCCAGTCATGGTGGATGAAAATGGTGAAGGGGAGGAGACTACCAAAgatgaggaaaagagagacaCCATTTCACCctcagagaagaaggagaagagaccTAACTCACGCAAGAGAAAGGGATCACCCAGCAGGGCCCCTCAGTTTTGA